From Haliotis asinina isolate JCU_RB_2024 chromosome 8, JCU_Hal_asi_v2, whole genome shotgun sequence, a single genomic window includes:
- the LOC137294978 gene encoding two pore calcium channel protein 1-like, which translates to MANHDVMIDVNIGESTTEADSGIENGKNETSSEGDTVGDTVGDTVDSPPKKVHFDGDIYAQKPTQESDASVNEEKLLLAATLVLDAKRGRNMEFKTDHEHVKAYILYHKFYLRWLLYFFIMIDLALALVEYPAVPGWLAPYWATMIVEGICMAYFTFRICHCAYVTTNFWKDTKNIMVIACIVLTVLDIICFIVWQNLVTPPTRAIRWSRSLRPFFIVNFSDGKQIRRAFRNIRRTVPDILNVLILFILSVFLFALLALKLFYKRKNLVYPNGDPYFKNYLDCVWDLYVLVTTANNPDVMMPAYDYNNFFAVFFIIYLIICLYIFMSIVLAAIYNNYKKNLKNEVRMSVYGKRRRLAKAFELLKVRRNGEYVITKGCWIQLMGIVLPTKSIMHLEVMMKVLDIGGNECIRKKQFMGLADLLQVELSEVKDRQTLIEKYFPKVYNSYASMLLKIVVRHKFFRYSFDFLIFINAFFIAFDIDDADWFFLSMFMVEIFLKLYTYGAKEFFMRFWNIFDFFVIAACVIASAVEVIIGASSDEFRTLDVLLVLRVMRLIKLFGSIQRFKVIIMTIVNIGPSILTYGGVIMVFYYFYAIIGMEIFNNKIQYFGYNESTVLESQRYCGNPALKDSTFYKSHYCSNNFNDLLKSIVLLFELTVVNQWHVLTSGFVLVTHKAARIYFFLFHLTCVVLVLNIFTAFILEAFILEYSLQKVPKLESQVEAKIKEMGLGIGSKKPNPAISTSTDSIELIENEVPPDRREDDKGDDSDSESIPDLSQETGLKFHLKKKSRKKVEVLLMQMFEGEIEDDDEGLQLNEEYFATRRPTLESIT; encoded by the exons AAATTGTTGCTTGCTGCAACTCTGGTGTTGGATGCAAAACGAGGTCGGAACATGGAATTCAAAACAGACCATGAACACGTGAA AGCATATATATTATACCACAAGTTCTACTTGCGATGGCTGCTGTACTTCTTCATCATGATTGACCTTGCCCTTGCGCTGGTTGAGTACCCAGCTGTTCCTGGCTGGCTGGCACCATACTGG GCTACGATGATTGTAGAGGGCATATGTATGGCGTACTTTACTTTCCGTATCTGCCATTGTGCCTATGTCACAACCAACTTCTGGAAGGACACCAAGAACATCATGGTCATTGCTTGTATTGTG ctgACAGTGCTCGATATCATCTGTTTTATTGTGTGGCAAAACCTGGTCACCCCACCAACCCGTGCCATTAGATGGTCAAGGTCACTTAGACCGTTCTTCATAGTGAACTTCTCTGATGGGAAGCAG ATCCGTCGAGCTTTTCGCAACATACGCCGAACTGTGCCCGACATCCTCAACGTGCTCATCCTGTTCATCCTCAGCGTTTTCCTCTTTGCTCTGCTGGCTCTTAAGCTGTTCTACAAAAG AAAGAACTTGGTTTATCCTAATGGTGACCCTTACTTCAAGAACTACCTTGACTGCGTGTGGGATCTGTATGTCCTTGTTACAACCGCCAACAACCCTGATGTCAT GATGCCAGCGTACGACTACAACAACTTTTTTGCcgtcttcttcatcatctacctcatCATCTGCCTGTACATCTTCATGAGTATCGTCCTGGCTGCCATCTACAACAACTACAAGAAGAACCTCAAG AATGAGGTCCGCATGTCAGTGTATGGAAAACGACGTCGGTTAGCCAAAGCGTTTGAGCTTCTCAAGGTGCGTCGGAATGGAGAGTATGTAATTACCAAAGGATGCTGGATCCAACTGATGGGGATCGTACTTCCCACCAAGAGCATTATGCACCTCGAGGTCATGATGAAGGTGCTTGATATCGGGGGCAACGAATGTATAC GTAAGAAGCAATTCATGGGACTTGCCGATCTTCTTCAGGTGGAGCTCAGCGAGGTCAAGGATAGACAGACTTTGATAGAGAAATATTTCCCTAAAGTATATAACTCCTACGCCAGCATGTTGCTGAAGATCGTCGTCCGACACAA ATTTTTCCGTTATTCCTTTGACTTCCTTATCTTCATCAATGCCTTCTTCATCGCCTTTGATATTGACGATGCAGACTGGTTCTTCCTCTCCATGTTTATGgtggaaatatttctgaaactctaTACATATGGTGCCAAAGAGTTTTTCATGCGCTTCTGGAATAT atttgatttttttgtgaTAGCTGCATGTGTGATAGCATCTGCAGTGGAGGTTATTATTGGAGCAT CATCCGACGAGTTCCGCACACTGGATGTGCTTCTTGTTCTCCGTGTGATGAGATTAATCAAACTGTTCGGCAGCATACAGAG ATTTAAAGTCATAATTATGACCATCGTCAATATTGGACCTTCCATCCTGACTTACGGTGGCGTCATAATG GTATTCTACTACTTCTATGCTATTATTGGGATGGAAATCTTCAACAATAAGATACAATATTTCGGCTACAACGAGTCAACAGTACTGGAAAGTCAGAGATATTGTGGCAACCCAGCTCTGAAGGATTCCACATTCTACAAGTCTCATTACTGTAGTAACAACTTCAACGATCTGCTCAAGTCAATTGTGTTGCTGTTTGAGTTGACTGTAGTCAATCAATGGCATG TGCTCACATCAGGGTTTGTGCTGGTAACCCACAAGGCCGCCAGGATATATTTCTTTCTCTTCCATCTCACATGTGTTGTGCTGGTCCTCAA TATTTTCACAGCATTCATCCTAGAAGCATTCATCCTGGAGTATTCTCTGCAGAAGGTTCCCAAACTAGAGTCGCAAGTTGAGGCCAAGATCAAGGAAATGGGCCTTGGCATTGGCAG CAAGAAGCCAAACCCTGCAATTTCAACATCAACAGATTCCATAGAACTCATAGAAAATGAAGTACCCCCAGACAGAAGAGAGGATGACAAGGGAGATGACTCTGACAGTGAGAGCATCCCAGACCTTTCACAGGAAACAGGACTAAAGTTTCATCTCAAGAAGAAAA GTCGCAAGAAGGTGGAGGTGTTGTTGATGCAGATGTTCGAGGGAGAGATTGAAGATGATGACGAAGGTCTACAGCTCAATGAGGAGTACTTTGCAACACGCAGACCAACTCTAGAATCAATCACATGA